In a single window of the Phaeobacter sp. G2 genome:
- a CDS encoding iron chelate uptake ABC transporter family permease subunit: MLRLRFLWLILALVVVSALFLTLEAKGSWSFTLWFRGQKLASLLLIGAAVSTATILFQTITHNRILTPSIMGFDALFLLILTLMIFGMGAGAYAQVPKVTLFLINLILLTLASVALFTLLLRDQRSDLMRMVLTGIILGVLFRSLVLFIQRLIDPSEFAVLQSTSFARFNKADPDLLLVSAVLVCLAGGAIWRMRHRLDVLALGEVLPVSLGADPRRGQLTVLMLISVLVSVSTALVGPVAFLGLLVSSLTYRVIPSWHHGHILPAAILIGGITLVGGQLVLERILHFETPLAVVVECLGGLVFLILILRKGST; this comes from the coding sequence ATGCTTAGGCTCCGTTTCCTCTGGCTGATCCTCGCCCTTGTTGTGGTCTCGGCGCTGTTTCTAACCCTTGAGGCCAAGGGAAGCTGGAGTTTTACCCTATGGTTTCGGGGGCAAAAATTGGCCAGTCTTCTGCTTATTGGGGCCGCGGTCTCAACCGCGACCATCCTGTTTCAGACCATCACCCATAACCGTATTCTGACCCCCTCCATCATGGGGTTTGATGCGCTGTTCCTGTTGATCCTGACCTTGATGATCTTTGGTATGGGGGCAGGGGCCTATGCGCAGGTGCCCAAGGTGACGCTGTTCCTGATCAATCTGATCCTGCTGACGCTGGCTTCGGTTGCGCTGTTTACGCTGCTGCTGCGCGACCAACGCAGTGATCTGATGCGCATGGTGCTGACTGGCATCATTCTGGGGGTGCTGTTTCGATCGCTGGTGCTGTTTATCCAACGGTTGATTGATCCAAGCGAGTTTGCGGTGCTGCAGTCGACCTCCTTTGCCCGCTTTAACAAGGCCGACCCGGATCTTTTACTGGTGAGCGCTGTTCTGGTCTGTCTGGCCGGGGGCGCTATTTGGCGGATGCGTCATCGGCTTGATGTTCTGGCACTGGGCGAGGTGCTGCCGGTCAGTCTGGGGGCGGATCCGCGGCGGGGGCAGCTTACGGTGTTGATGCTGATTTCGGTGCTGGTTTCGGTCTCGACTGCGCTGGTGGGGCCGGTGGCATTCCTGGGGCTTTTGGTCAGCAGCCTGACGTACCGCGTGATCCCCAGCTGGCACCATGGCCATATTCTGCCTGCGGCCATTTTGATTGGCGGCATCACATTGGTGGGCGGGCAATTGGTGCTGGAGCGCATCTTGCACTTTGAAACTCCGCTTGCCGTTGTGGTGGAATGCCTTGGCGGTTTGGTCTTTCTGATTTTGATCCTGCGAAAGGGCAGCACATGA
- a CDS encoding TonB-dependent receptor, with protein sequence MAIQTDALRARLLCGTALTLISVLPATAQELEGDVISLDPILVRQQDEKGNAADRSSSVYVADAELERARMGDVKDLFAGIASVSVGGAIPVAQKIFVNGVDMLNLAIQVDGVSQNNRVFHHLSANAFDPGLMKSVRVDPGVAPADAGPRAMAGRVVMETVDAEDILTEGQSVGGTARMSYGGNGGTAQGSLTLAGESNGFEIVAYAKRATGDNFEDGDGTEMTGTAANMTAALLKLGYESEQGHRLEFSAQQIEDEEWRNDKPNFGPSSGGTYAYLIKRYNYSLRYENVNNTGLWDPAVTLGYSGTDVDRPNDAWAGSTNSTSRTYSLVLQNEFHLSDSNKITAGVDFQNRKTSISGSWVTPDFASEESDNIGVFAQARLEPTARLNISAGMRYDWQDFTGYQWLPTDSIHTSSHSGASGNLSVTYEVTDNFSLRAGYSNVFGGLDLGDSFEFWLTRDYSGLRPSRAQNIIIGADWTPGAWTISGELFKTKFDDARDGTTVVDFETQGVNIGATYGWGSGFARLSYAYSDATLDGAPSSSFDLRDFGAPLGHVLSVEVQQELMQYNTLLGGSIEAAASYDAGGSYAGKELPSYVVANVFAEYTPPAWNGVSIRGSINNLFDETYADRATYGGEFTGFQTMNEPGRNFVVEAVMKF encoded by the coding sequence CATCGGTTTATGTGGCCGATGCGGAGCTGGAACGCGCCCGTATGGGGGATGTCAAAGATCTGTTTGCGGGTATCGCCAGTGTCTCGGTTGGTGGTGCAATCCCGGTTGCGCAGAAGATTTTTGTCAACGGTGTCGACATGCTGAACCTGGCGATCCAAGTGGATGGCGTGTCGCAGAATAACCGGGTTTTTCACCATCTCAGTGCCAATGCTTTTGATCCTGGTCTGATGAAATCTGTGCGCGTTGATCCCGGTGTCGCGCCTGCAGATGCCGGCCCGCGGGCCATGGCGGGACGTGTTGTGATGGAAACGGTGGATGCCGAAGATATCCTGACCGAAGGTCAAAGCGTCGGCGGCACCGCACGTATGAGCTATGGGGGCAACGGCGGGACGGCACAGGGCTCGCTCACCCTGGCCGGCGAAAGCAACGGTTTTGAAATCGTCGCCTATGCAAAACGCGCCACGGGTGACAATTTTGAGGATGGCGACGGAACCGAAATGACCGGAACCGCAGCCAACATGACCGCAGCCCTGCTGAAGCTGGGCTACGAGTCAGAGCAGGGGCACCGGCTTGAGTTCTCGGCGCAGCAGATTGAAGATGAGGAATGGCGCAACGATAAGCCGAACTTTGGACCAAGCTCAGGCGGTACCTATGCCTATCTGATCAAGCGCTATAACTACTCTTTGCGCTATGAGAATGTGAACAACACGGGCCTGTGGGACCCTGCTGTAACCCTTGGTTATTCAGGCACTGATGTCGATCGCCCCAATGATGCCTGGGCTGGCTCTACCAATTCGACCTCACGCACCTACTCCCTGGTGCTGCAAAATGAATTCCACCTGTCTGACAGCAACAAAATTACCGCGGGTGTCGATTTCCAGAACCGTAAAACCTCGATCTCGGGTTCCTGGGTGACACCGGACTTTGCATCAGAAGAATCCGACAATATCGGCGTCTTTGCCCAGGCCCGACTTGAGCCGACAGCCCGTCTGAATATTTCTGCCGGTATGCGCTATGACTGGCAGGACTTTACGGGCTATCAGTGGCTCCCAACGGATAGTATTCATACTTCTTCCCATAGCGGCGCCAGTGGGAACCTGTCAGTGACCTATGAGGTGACGGATAACTTCTCGCTGCGGGCGGGGTACTCGAATGTCTTTGGGGGACTGGACCTTGGCGACAGTTTTGAGTTCTGGTTGACGCGGGACTATTCGGGCCTGCGGCCGTCGCGGGCTCAGAACATCATCATCGGGGCCGATTGGACGCCGGGGGCCTGGACCATCAGCGGCGAGCTGTTCAAGACAAAATTTGATGATGCGCGAGACGGTACAACCGTGGTGGATTTTGAAACCCAGGGCGTCAACATCGGCGCGACCTATGGCTGGGGCAGCGGCTTTGCGCGTCTGAGCTATGCCTATAGCGATGCCACACTCGATGGTGCCCCGTCGAGCAGCTTCGATCTGCGGGACTTTGGCGCACCTTTGGGGCATGTCCTGTCTGTGGAAGTGCAGCAGGAACTGATGCAGTATAACACCCTGCTGGGCGGCAGCATTGAAGCGGCAGCATCCTATGACGCTGGTGGATCTTACGCAGGCAAAGAACTGCCAAGCTATGTTGTTGCCAATGTCTTTGCCGAATACACGCCACCGGCGTGGAACGGTGTGAGCATTCGGGGCAGCATCAATAACCTGTTTGATGAAACCTATGCGGACCGGGCGACCTATGGCGGTGAATTCACTGGCTTCCAAACCATGAACGAACCGGGCCGCAACTTTGTCGTCGAAGCGGTGATGAAGTTCTAA
- a CDS encoding MarR family winged helix-turn-helix transcriptional regulator encodes MTARDEHSSSADYFGDNTPVVSYNRVWFNIMRAQRKFLPRIAKALKTCGINDPIWYEILLEVELAGPGGQPMAALEDKLFVAQYALSRHISRMEKAGLLRREFIADGRRKQILFLTEQGKGMHARIWPVYWDAMQDEIGPHMTTDEAYTLSRLLIKLLP; translated from the coding sequence ATGACGGCCAGAGATGAACACTCCAGCAGTGCAGATTACTTCGGAGACAACACCCCTGTCGTTTCCTACAACCGTGTTTGGTTCAACATCATGCGCGCCCAGCGCAAATTTCTGCCGCGCATTGCCAAGGCGCTGAAAACCTGCGGCATCAATGATCCGATCTGGTATGAAATTCTGCTTGAGGTCGAGCTGGCTGGCCCCGGCGGCCAACCCATGGCGGCGCTGGAGGATAAGCTTTTTGTCGCTCAATATGCCCTGTCGCGCCACATTTCCCGGATGGAAAAAGCAGGGCTGTTGCGGCGCGAATTCATTGCCGACGGTCGGCGCAAGCAGATCCTTTTTCTGACTGAACAGGGCAAAGGCATGCACGCCCGGATCTGGCCGGTCTACTGGGATGCAATGCAAGATGAGATTGGTCCTCATATGACAACGGACGAGGCCTACACCCTGTCCCGCCTGTTGATAAAACTGCTGCCCTGA
- a CDS encoding DUF2218 domain-containing protein, which produces MLVANPSQGDILRTEAEFRSARASGYLATMASHFSHKIEVTEVDDAVHLRFVCGLAVLRATTDSLHMCIEAPSKEEMQQTCQVVESHLLRFAFRENPEPLVWRKL; this is translated from the coding sequence ATGTTAGTAGCCAATCCAAGCCAGGGTGATATTTTGAGAACCGAAGCGGAATTCCGGTCTGCGCGCGCTTCGGGATACCTCGCCACGATGGCGAGTCATTTCTCGCATAAAATCGAAGTTACTGAAGTCGATGACGCGGTGCACCTGCGGTTCGTCTGCGGGCTTGCGGTGCTTCGCGCGACCACGGACAGCTTGCATATGTGCATTGAGGCGCCCTCAAAGGAGGAGATGCAGCAGACCTGTCAGGTGGTCGAAAGCCATCTTTTGCGCTTTGCCTTTCGCGAAAATCCTGAACCACTGGTCTGGCGCAAACTGTGA
- a CDS encoding siderophore ABC transporter substrate-binding protein, producing MLKPLITLVALACSTAAFADPIEVRTYRGQQQVEALPQKIAVFDVAALDTLAALGVKPAGVIGNLYVDYLDEVAQGAEIVGSLFEPDFESINALAPDLILAGGRSSTQVEALAEFAPTLDMTIYGDDLMAVALQRLEDYGRLFGKEAEATVLLDSFQAKLEQTKSLARGKGSALIVMTNGPKISAFGANGRFGWLHTTLQVPQAAADLGLNAHGEAVSAEFIRDANPDYLFVVDRLSAIGQGGADAKATLDNDLVRQTTAWQKGQVIYLDAASLYISGGGIQSMNRVLDQLIATFEANG from the coding sequence ATGTTGAAACCGCTGATTACCCTGGTGGCGCTGGCCTGCAGCACCGCCGCCTTTGCCGATCCTATCGAAGTGCGAACCTATCGTGGGCAGCAACAGGTTGAAGCCCTGCCTCAAAAGATCGCAGTATTTGATGTGGCCGCTTTGGATACGCTGGCGGCGCTGGGGGTGAAACCCGCTGGGGTCATCGGCAATCTTTATGTTGATTACCTGGACGAGGTGGCGCAGGGGGCCGAAATTGTGGGTTCCTTGTTTGAGCCCGACTTTGAAAGCATCAATGCGCTGGCACCGGACCTGATCCTCGCTGGGGGCCGGTCTTCCACCCAGGTAGAGGCGCTGGCTGAGTTTGCCCCAACCCTGGATATGACCATCTATGGCGATGATTTGATGGCGGTGGCGCTGCAAAGGCTCGAGGATTATGGCCGCCTGTTTGGCAAGGAGGCTGAGGCGACAGTGCTGCTGGACAGTTTTCAGGCCAAACTGGAGCAGACCAAATCCCTGGCCCGTGGCAAGGGCTCCGCGCTGATCGTGATGACAAACGGCCCCAAGATTTCCGCCTTTGGTGCCAATGGTCGCTTTGGCTGGCTGCACACAACGCTGCAGGTGCCGCAGGCCGCTGCAGATCTGGGGCTGAATGCCCATGGGGAGGCGGTTTCCGCAGAGTTCATCCGTGATGCCAACCCGGATTACCTGTTTGTCGTCGACCGCCTGTCGGCCATTGGCCAGGGCGGCGCGGATGCAAAGGCCACATTGGACAATGATCTGGTGCGCCAGACCACAGCCTGGCAAAAAGGTCAGGTGATCTATCTGGATGCAGCCAGCCTTTATATTTCGGGTGGTGGAATTCAGTCGATGAACCGGGTGCTGGACCAGCTGATCGCAACCTTTGAGGCGAATGGCTAA
- a CDS encoding ATP-binding cassette domain-containing protein, which translates to MIRIRNVSHQIAGQPILQGVDLDIPDGGLTALVGPNGAGKSTLLSLVARLQSLQTGQIEINGQDLQQISHGDLAQLLAILPQVLTSTHRISVEDLVGFGRYPYSRGRLGPKDRAVIAEVLESFELQEIKHRFLDTLSGGQRQRAYTAMAWAQDTEYLLLDEPLNNLDIAASRSLMSRLKSLAARQRRTIVIVLHDINYAAGYADHIVAMKAGRVVTAGPPQAVVSEAFLHSVFDTDARVIMANERPLVIV; encoded by the coding sequence ATGATCCGCATCCGCAATGTCAGCCATCAGATTGCCGGGCAGCCCATCCTGCAAGGTGTAGACCTCGATATCCCGGATGGGGGGCTGACGGCGCTTGTCGGGCCCAATGGCGCGGGGAAATCAACGCTGCTGTCGCTGGTGGCACGCCTGCAGAGCCTGCAAACAGGCCAGATTGAGATCAACGGCCAGGATTTACAGCAGATCAGCCATGGTGATCTGGCGCAGCTGCTGGCCATCCTGCCGCAGGTTTTGACCAGCACCCATCGCATCAGTGTCGAAGATCTGGTTGGCTTTGGTCGCTATCCCTACAGTCGGGGGCGTCTGGGACCAAAGGACCGAGCGGTTATCGCCGAGGTTCTGGAGAGCTTTGAGCTGCAAGAGATCAAACACCGGTTCCTGGATACCCTGTCGGGCGGTCAGCGTCAGCGCGCCTATACCGCCATGGCCTGGGCGCAGGACACCGAATATCTGCTGCTGGATGAGCCGTTGAACAATTTGGACATAGCCGCATCGCGCAGTCTGATGTCGCGGCTCAAAAGCCTGGCTGCACGGCAGAGGCGCACGATTGTCATTGTCCTGCACGACATCAATTACGCAGCGGGCTATGCCGATCATATTGTCGCCATGAAGGCGGGGCGGGTTGTCACGGCGGGCCCGCCGCAGGCGGTGGTCAGTGAAGCCTTTTTGCATTCGGTCTTTGACACAGATGCCAGGGTGATAATGGCCAATGAAAGGCCGCTGGTGATCGTTTAA
- a CDS encoding iron chelate uptake ABC transporter family permease subunit, with protein sequence MPRLWLLICLCLILLLSVLSIFVGVIDLTPVALLRDPEALQLLAVSRLPRTAAAVLTGCSMAVSGQIMQILVRNKFVEPISAGTGQAAALGILLSVLLFPAAGLAVKMSLAAVTALLGTLGFLALVQRLPPTEPLLVPLVGLVYGGILGAVMVFIAYQVDLIQYIDVWMLGEFSGVMRGRYELLWLAGIAAFVSYLIADQFAILGLGRDMSLSLGLNHRQVMAMGLLCVSVVSALTVVTVGMLPFIGLIIPNLISRQLGDNLRATLPVTALLGGVFVLGCDILARVVRHPYEVPVGTIFGVLGTLAFLWLIYARPRNA encoded by the coding sequence ATGCCGCGTCTCTGGCTGCTGATCTGCCTCTGTTTGATCCTTCTGCTATCCGTGTTGTCCATCTTTGTCGGGGTGATTGACCTTACCCCGGTGGCGCTGTTGCGGGATCCGGAGGCGCTGCAATTGCTGGCGGTCAGCCGCCTGCCGCGTACCGCTGCGGCGGTGCTGACAGGCTGTTCTATGGCGGTCAGCGGCCAGATCATGCAGATCCTGGTGCGCAATAAATTTGTCGAGCCCATCAGTGCAGGCACAGGGCAGGCGGCGGCGCTGGGCATATTGTTGTCTGTCTTGCTGTTCCCGGCCGCGGGTCTGGCGGTCAAGATGAGCTTGGCCGCCGTCACCGCACTGCTGGGGACGCTTGGGTTTTTGGCCCTGGTGCAACGCCTGCCCCCAACCGAGCCCCTATTGGTGCCGCTGGTGGGGCTGGTCTATGGCGGGATCCTGGGCGCGGTGATGGTGTTTATCGCCTATCAGGTGGATCTGATCCAATACATTGATGTCTGGATGTTGGGCGAGTTTTCTGGCGTAATGCGAGGCCGATATGAGCTGTTGTGGCTAGCGGGGATCGCTGCCTTTGTCAGCTATCTGATTGCTGATCAATTTGCCATTTTGGGGCTAGGGCGCGACATGAGCCTGAGCCTGGGGCTCAACCATCGCCAAGTCATGGCCATGGGGCTGCTCTGTGTCTCGGTGGTGTCTGCCCTTACGGTGGTCACAGTGGGCATGTTGCCCTTTATTGGGCTGATCATTCCCAATCTGATCAGCCGTCAACTGGGCGATAACCTGCGGGCGACCCTGCCGGTGACGGCGCTGTTGGGCGGGGTTTTTGTGCTGGGCTGCGATATCCTGGCCCGGGTTGTGCGCCATCCCTATGAGGTGCCGGTGGGCACGATCTTTGGGGTGCTGGGCACGCTGGCCTTTTTGTGGCTGATCTATGCGAGGCCGCGCAATGCTTAG